One Aegilops tauschii subsp. strangulata cultivar AL8/78 chromosome 7, Aet v6.0, whole genome shotgun sequence genomic window carries:
- the LOC109746082 gene encoding very-long-chain 3-oxoacyl-CoA reductase 1-like produces the protein MLLLLQNWHRTRERGSGEWRMAADLQQTPAWFLWLAVLGALHVAVLSSRLLVHLAHCVRRPKDLRRYYGTWAVVTGPTSGIGRSVALELARRGLDLVLVGIDAADLREVSDAVMSRHAVQTRTVVFDLSLVSTPQGDEALRRLRDVVEGLDVGVLVNNAGVMNPGAAFLHEADAEALIRMIRVNLWATTVVTAAVIPGMAARGRGAVVSMGSATSEAVSSFPLHAVYSGTKRYVAVLSGGLAAEYGGRGVDVQCQAPMFVATAMVAAFSALWRPAPLVPTADAYARAAVRWVGRGGPLCVPSLRHRLLWCLLDVVPGCVQDWACLREGLRQRKTSRSRRSSTASACHASN, from the exons ATGCTACTGCTACTACAAAACTGGCACCGAACGCGTGAACGAGGGTCAGGAGAGTGGAGAATGGCGGCTGACCTCCAGCAGACGCCGGCGTGGTTCCTCTGGCTGGCCGTCCTCGGCGCCCTCCACGTCGCGGTGCTCTCGTCTCGCCTCCTCGTCCACCTCGCCCACTGCGTGCGCCGACCCAAGGACCTCCGCCGGTACTACGGAACGTGGGCCGTGGTCACCGGCCCGACGTCCGGCATCGGCCGGTCCGTCGCCCTGGAGCTCGCCCGCCGGGGCCTCGACCTCGTCCTCGTCGGTATCGACGCCGCGGACCTCCGGGAGGTCTCCGACGCGGTCATGTCCCGTCACGCCGTGCAGACCAGGACCGTGGTGTTCGACCTCTCGCTCGTCTCCACCCCCCAAG GCGACGAGGCGCTGCGGCGGCTCCGGGACGTCGTGGAGGGGCTGGACGTGGGCGTCCTCGTGAACAACGCCGGGGTGATGAACCCGGGCGCGGCGTTCCTGCACGAGGCGGACGCGGAGGCACTGATACGCATGATCCGCGTGAACCTGTGGGCGACGACGGTGGTGACGGCGGCGGTGATCCCGGGCATGGCGGCGCGGGGCAGGGGCGCCGTGGTCAGCATGGGGTCGGCGACGTCGGAGGCCGTCTCCTCCTTCCCGCTCCACGCCGTCTACTCCGGCACCAAGCGGTACGTCGCGGTGCTCTCCGGGGGCCTCGCCGCCGAGTACGGGGGCAGAGGGGTCGACGTGCAGTGCCAGGCGCCGATGTTCGTGGCGACGGCGATGGTCGCGGCCTTCTCGGCGCTCTGGCGCCCCGCGCCGCTGGTGCCCACCGCCGACGCCTACGCGCGCGCGGCGGTGCGCTGGGTCGGGCGCGGCGGCCCGCTCTGCGTGCCCAGCCTCCGGCACCGGCTGCTGTGGTGCCTTCTTGACGTCGTGCCCGGCTGCGTGCAGGACTGGGCCTGCCTGCGCGAGGGCCTGCGG
- the LOC109746099 gene encoding probable magnesium transporter NIPA6: protein MGASDNTKGLALAVASSAFIGASFILKKIGLMRAGKCGVRAGGGGYTYLLEPLWWAGLITMLLGEVANFVAYVFAPAVLVTPLGALSIIVSSVLAHFVLKERLNKLGVLGCISCIVGSVVVVLHAPEEHMPDSVEEIWDLATQPGFLAYAGTTLLLMAIVVVFIEPRYGQKNILIYLGICSSMGSLTVVSIKAVGVAIKLTLDGMNQLAYPHTWLFILVAVICGVSQLNYLNKALDTFDLAMVSPVYYVMFTTLTIVASSIMFKDGAGQSLSSIASECCGLVTILSGTILLHAAKQKEAASSPASTWPLDRGISWYISVGSDNLLRNVEDDYFAAPQSSPATP, encoded by the exons ATGGGGGCGTCGGACAACACCAAGGGGCTGGCGCTGGCGGTCGCCTCCAGCGCCTTTATCGGCGCCAGCTTCATCCTCAAGAAGATCGGCCTCATGCGCGCCGGCAAGTGCGGCGTCCGCGCAG GTGGAGGAGGATACACGTATCTTCTGGAGCCTCTCTGGTGGGCTGGGTTGATCACCA TGCTGCTTGGGGAGGTCGCCAACTTTGTTGCCTATGTCTTCGCACCAGCTGTCCTCGTGACTCCTCTTGGAGCACTAAGCATAATCGTCAG TTCAGTGTTAGCGCACTTTGTGCTGAAGGAGCGGCTTAACAAGCTCGGCGTTCTTGGCTGTATATCGTGCATAGTAGGTTCAGTTGTTGTCGTTCTACATGCCCCTGAAGAGCACATGCCCGATTCCGTCGAAGAAATCTGGGATCTAGCTACTCAACCAG GATTTCTAGCATATGCGGGAACAACACTGTTACTCATGGCAATAGTGGTAGTGTTCATCGAACCTCGATATGGCCAGAAGAACATACTGATATATCTGGGTATCTGCTCTTCAATGGGATCATTAACA GTTGTTAGCATCAAAGCCGTCGGTGTTGCCATAAAGCTTACGCTGGATGGAATGAACCAGCTTGCCTATCCACACACATGGCTATTTATTCTGGTCGCAGTTATCTGTGGGGTTTCTCAGCTAAATTACCTCAACAAG GCACTGGATACCTTTGATTTAGCTATGGTGTCCCCAGTTTATTATGTAATGTTTACCACCCTTACAATAGTGGCGAGTTCAATTATGTTCAAG GACGGGGCTGGACAAAGCTTAAGTAGTATCGCTTCTGAATGCTGCGGCCTGGTAACAATCCTTTCTGGAACAATTTTGCTGCACGCAGCAAAGCAAAAAGAAGCTGCCAGTTCTCCAG CATCCACTTGGCCTCTGGATAGAGGAATATCTTGGTATATCAGCGTAGGCAGCGACAATCTACTGAGGAACGTCGAAGACGACTACTTTGCCGCTCCGCAAAGTTCGCCCGCCACACCCTGA